A genomic window from Salinicoccus sp. RF5 includes:
- the putP gene encoding sodium/proline symporter PutP, which yields MILNSAQFTFTAGWQEYIMMALYFIVLIIIGLYAYKQSTSDLSGYMLGGRNIGPWVTALSAGASDMSGWMLMGLPGSMYSVGLSSIWIAIGLTIGAYINYWVVAPRLRVYSEVSEDSITLPDFFENRFKDDKHILKIVSGLVIVIFFAVYTASGMVSGGKLFQSAFDVPYHWGLFVTAAVVVIYTFVGGYLAVSLTDFFQGTIMFIAIVLIPIVAWMNLTGQGVEPFVRIEDLGAAADVNYLSFISGVSIITILSNLAWGFGYFGQPHIIVRFMSIRSHKIIPKARRIGITWMSIALVGACLTGLLGIAFTDATANDVADPETILILMSQVLFHPLIGGFFLAAILAAIMSTISSQLLVTSSSLVQDFYKIMRRKTVDKETKSKEELDKHFVLLGRLSVVLVAIVAIIIAWDDESVILNIVANAWAGFGAAFGPLVVLSLHWKGLTRAGAVAAIIGGAATVIIWIAAGTFGTGLYEIIPGVIVSTLAAIIVSKMTQGTGISKEMEAEFDETTNILKQSK from the coding sequence ACAATTTACATTCACGGCTGGATGGCAGGAGTACATAATGATGGCATTGTACTTCATCGTTCTGATCATCATCGGACTCTATGCCTATAAGCAATCCACATCAGACCTAAGTGGATACATGCTTGGCGGCCGTAACATCGGCCCTTGGGTCACTGCACTATCCGCAGGTGCATCGGATATGAGTGGCTGGATGCTCATGGGTCTGCCGGGCAGCATGTACAGCGTCGGCCTGTCCAGCATCTGGATCGCCATCGGTCTCACAATCGGTGCATACATCAACTATTGGGTGGTGGCACCAAGACTGCGTGTCTACTCGGAGGTTTCCGAAGACTCCATCACACTGCCGGACTTCTTCGAGAACCGCTTTAAAGATGACAAACATATTCTGAAAATCGTTTCCGGTCTCGTTATAGTAATATTCTTTGCGGTCTACACGGCAAGCGGCATGGTATCCGGCGGTAAGCTTTTCCAAAGTGCATTTGATGTGCCCTACCACTGGGGACTTTTCGTCACAGCAGCTGTCGTGGTCATCTATACATTCGTCGGGGGATATCTGGCAGTCAGTCTGACCGACTTCTTCCAGGGGACGATCATGTTCATCGCAATCGTCCTGATTCCGATCGTTGCATGGATGAACCTTACAGGACAGGGAGTCGAACCTTTCGTCAGGATAGAGGACCTCGGTGCAGCTGCGGATGTCAACTATCTGTCATTCATCAGCGGTGTATCGATCATCACCATCCTGAGCAACCTGGCATGGGGCTTCGGCTACTTTGGACAGCCGCACATCATCGTGCGCTTCATGTCCATTAGATCCCATAAGATCATTCCGAAAGCCCGTCGGATCGGCATCACTTGGATGTCCATCGCACTCGTCGGTGCGTGTCTGACAGGTCTGCTCGGGATCGCATTCACGGATGCCACAGCGAATGACGTGGCAGACCCTGAGACGATCCTCATCCTCATGAGCCAGGTGCTCTTCCATCCGCTTATCGGTGGATTCTTCCTGGCAGCGATTCTTGCAGCAATCATGAGTACGATTTCTTCACAGCTTCTCGTTACATCCAGTTCACTGGTTCAGGATTTCTACAAGATCATGAGACGCAAAACGGTCGATAAGGAGACGAAATCGAAAGAGGAGCTCGACAAGCACTTCGTGCTTCTTGGACGCCTTTCCGTCGTACTCGTCGCCATCGTTGCAATCATCATTGCATGGGATGATGAATCCGTCATCCTCAACATCGTCGCCAATGCCTGGGCAGGGTTCGGTGCAGCATTCGGACCGCTCGTCGTCCTTTCACTCCATTGGAAAGGCCTGACACGGGCAGGTGCAGTTGCAGCCATCATCGGTGGTGCCGCAACTGTCATCATCTGGATCGCAGCGGGCACATTCGGTACCGGCCTCTACGAAATCATCCCTGGTGTCATCGTATCCACACTTGCAGCAATCATTGTAAGTAAGATGACCCAAGGTACAGGCATCTCCAAAGAGATGGAAGCCGAATTCGATGAAACGACGAACATCCTTAAACAGAGCAAGTAG
- a CDS encoding CamS family sex pheromone protein, with translation MMKKYILPLLLMMSLLAACSSEEAVQQNEDEGEREQEMNTAPVEEQEETVTSNDEAGYYRTVIPYELSPSRGLTSSNMVSNYNIEAFEKGLFELSKGSFSPDEYVFREGQVFTEEMIRGYLGRSYTMEEIEGMSEEEKAQNNAFSNLGLNPSAEGETDPEAIAQKAPLYLSHILEQNYMIPSEDGEDLEFGGMTIGLAMNSEYHYQKEQYGPTFTRELDAETVRQEGEQMAEEILERLRANEDYKEMKIVFGIFIQSTDTSITPGNFVSTAVVEGGADEISSFEEVNENYVLLPSSDASAVSEEINSEYQNFNRKLESYFDSFTTSIGHGYFVDGALEQLTIEIPVEYSSRGEIIGLTQYVRGLVAEHFRSTEVEVSIKDKNQSYALITKDEQENINVHIYE, from the coding sequence ATGATGAAGAAATATATATTGCCACTGTTGCTTATGATGTCCCTTCTGGCGGCATGCAGCTCAGAGGAAGCGGTGCAGCAGAACGAGGATGAGGGGGAGCGCGAGCAGGAAATGAACACGGCCCCGGTGGAGGAGCAGGAGGAGACGGTGACTTCGAATGATGAAGCGGGATATTACCGTACCGTCATCCCATACGAACTTTCACCATCCCGTGGGCTCACCAGCTCCAATATGGTATCGAACTACAACATCGAAGCATTTGAAAAGGGACTCTTCGAGTTGAGCAAAGGCTCATTCAGCCCGGATGAATACGTCTTCCGCGAAGGTCAGGTGTTCACCGAGGAGATGATCCGCGGCTACCTCGGGCGCAGCTACACGATGGAAGAGATCGAAGGGATGTCTGAAGAGGAGAAGGCACAGAACAATGCATTCAGCAATCTTGGCCTCAACCCTTCTGCCGAAGGGGAAACAGACCCTGAAGCCATCGCTCAGAAAGCCCCCCTCTACCTCTCCCATATATTGGAGCAAAATTATATGATTCCTTCAGAAGATGGGGAGGATCTTGAGTTCGGAGGCATGACGATCGGGTTGGCGATGAACAGTGAATACCATTATCAGAAAGAGCAGTATGGGCCGACCTTCACAAGGGAACTCGATGCAGAGACGGTCAGGCAGGAAGGGGAGCAGATGGCTGAGGAAATTCTTGAGCGTTTGCGTGCCAATGAAGACTACAAGGAAATGAAGATCGTTTTCGGCATCTTCATCCAGTCCACAGATACGTCCATCACACCCGGAAATTTCGTCTCCACTGCAGTGGTGGAGGGAGGCGCAGATGAGATTTCAAGCTTCGAAGAGGTCAATGAGAACTATGTCCTCCTGCCTTCTTCCGATGCCAGTGCCGTCAGCGAAGAAATAAACAGCGAGTATCAGAACTTCAACAGGAAGCTGGAATCATACTTCGACAGCTTCACGACCTCCATCGGCCATGGGTACTTTGTCGATGGGGCGCTTGAGCAGCTGACTATAGAGATTCCGGTGGAATACAGCAGCCGCGGTGAAATCATCGGCCTGACGCAGTATGTAAGGGGTCTCGTTGCAGAGCATTTCAGGAGTACGGAAGTCGAGGTTTCGATTAAAGACAAAAACCAGTCCTATGCGCTGATCACCAAGGATGAGCAAGAGAACATCAACGTGCACATATACGAATAG